The genomic stretch tttttacttaagtacttcagaaacttctgtactcggaagaaaacgacgtaattattcaatttatatCGAGAAATAAATTGTAAGCAATAATTTCGAgtgaattcataaaattatcacaataaaacgtgaaattcagacaaaatttataaaaactcgtagatctctgaaacttgaagagttagaaatttcatatactctgtaaagtttcatagaatttagagatctacaactttgtcgagaaccgcaaagctctagcgtgtaagggaaagaagttggcatcgcaacgccacctttgcggctaaattccgaactaattcaaacatccaaaatgccgccctaactataccaagaaactttgtagaagatcggaaaccgattggtcgaaccctaagagcgctattaatttcgttccgctagattccatttctggcccagtgtgcagtgCAACCAGCTATCAATACTGATAAATGGGTATTAACTAAAttaaagaaattattgtctgatcgattcactttcatgaatcaggtcatgatgatgatgatttatTGATGttttcattcaatcattaacaataaacaaaaacattggatttgtccaaaacattttgcatttgattatgactctggttttactcacatgcattcggtttcgcgttactggcaccagcgtcatcAACTTCTGCGGCAAGAAGGCTCGCTATTGACTGTTTCAGTTGCTGAAGATTTTTaaggatgcacgagccgttgatacgcaccggctcgcgaaagtaaaaaacagttttttgagcgccttGAAACTAATCGCTCGCCCAGAACCGAAGTTTACCGTgaaattacgatttttgtgtatatgatacattttcacggtttttttttcttcttacattttttttcttcttacatTTTCTGGTGCTTTTAGGATTTTAGAACCTTAGGATTTCAGAAGAAAGTAAAAGATGGATTGTGGCGCAGACGCACGAACCACGGGTTGTACCAGgtttacaaacatgctgatatagtgaaggtaatacagcgggacaggcttcagtgggctggacatgaatgcctgacgagagagccgccaaaactatcttcagtagagaacctggaagaggccgtcgactccgtggtaggttTCGCACGCGGTGGATATGCGCGGTGGCAGAAGAtgtacgatctgctggtgtacgaggagactggagaacggctgcccaagacagaagaacctgggcatctctaattcgttcggccctagaccggtgaatggtccgttagccaacaaagtaagtaGGTTTTCAGGATTTTTGGATCATGGGCCTGTGTGATTTCAGGATTTCAAGATTCTAGGATTCAAGAATTGAAGCATTGAAGCATGAAGAATCTGAAAATTAAGGAATTCAAGGATTCAGGGAATTGAGAACTCAATAATTTACTTATTGAAGTATTAAGGGATTTAAGGACTTAAAAGTTTGAGTATTTAAGTATTTAAGGATTCAAGCATTTAAGGATTAAAGTATTTAatgatttaaggatttaaggattagaggatttaaggatttggggatttaaggatttaataACTTAagaatttaaggatttaaggattcaAGGATtcaaggatttaaggatttaaggatttaaggatttaaggatttaaggatttaaggatttaaggatttaaggatttaaggatttaaggatttaaggatttaaggattgaAGGGTTTaaagatttaaggatttaaggatttaaggatttaaggatttaaggatttaaggatttaaggatttaagaaTTTGAGGATTTAGGGacttaaggatttaaggatttaaaaaTTCAAGGATAAGAGGATTAAAAGATTTAGGTATTTAAGGATTTACGGTTTAAAGATTTGAGAATGAATGGACTCAATGATTTGAGGGCTTAAGAATTCAGAAATTAATTGAGGATtttaggatttaaggatttaggGACTTAAGGATTTATGGATTTATGGTTCCATGGATTTGTAGATTTGGGAATTTGAAGATCTAGGGATTTTAGGATTTACGAATATAAGCACTTAAGGATTAAGATTTCAAGCATTTGAGAAACTAAAACATCTCGAACccgattttatgataaaaagagAATTTTATATTTGAATGATTTCTGGTtatcaaaacttaagggttttaaGATTATAGGGTTTAATAGATTTAGGTTTGTGGGATGTTAACGCGAActttctgatatttttttcaaattttaatagaACTTATGCTGCCTAATAATACATTTTTTCGTTTGAGTGGAGTACACAATCGCAAAGCGAAGTTAGCAAGTTCAACAGTCGAGTGCCCGAAAGTAGATAGTAGAATAATTCATAAACGTCAAGTGATCTTTGTAGGAATTTAATCTCATGAGACAGACAGCAGTCTGGGACATGCACAATTAAAAAAAGGCGTAGGTGATGCCTTTTATGATAACAAGATTGCTTTGAaagaaaattgaagctattttttTGAGACCATTATCTCGATTCTTTCGAACGATTTCTCAATTTATACCCAATGATTTATTGAACAGACTACGCAAGTCGATAAAGGTAGCTTTTTGtatattaaaaatatccaaGAACTCGAGCCTCGTCAATAAGTCCAATGAAGGCTGCCAAAACCTCCTCTGCGTTTGGCACAATCTGATCGGCCGGTAGAATGAAACCAAATTCACCTTGGTCTCGAAGTTCAAACGTGTATGATAACGGAATACCAACTGCACCGTGGGCCCAATCTACCGAAATACCAGAGGCGATATCTGCAATTGAATTGAGGGTGTATAAAATCCCTTGGAGTGAGTATAGTGAAGCTTACAAAGAACATCGGCCGTGGTACCGACTCGGTAGGGCTTCTGATGAACTTCATATAAATCAACGGTAGCTCGTTTTCCTATCTGTAATAAATCATCATAATTGGATGGGTAAGGAGCATCATTGTAGCCGTATGGAAGCAAGATATATTGCCCCCTGGAATGGATTGTCAAATACAGTGTAATATTTTCGGCAATCGATCGTACGTAATCTGATATTGTTTTGACTTCTATCTCAGATTCAGGGTACTCTCCGGCGAAGGTATCTGAGCAAGGATTCAAGGAGGCGCCACCGTCTGTTGGTTTGAACGTTTGAAATTTATCGATTTGTCTCAAATCTTAGAAGGACTTACTATTCCATTGGAAGTCAAAGTTTCGGTTAGGGTCCGCACCTTGACAAAGAATTGTGTATGGGTATCTAGTTTTCCTCCAAAGTCGGTTCTGGTGAAAAAACATTGAATCAGAGTCATAAATTATGTTTGAGTTAGTCTAACAAACTGTTGTGTGCGTGTAGACGAATCCATCAGGGTTCGCCACCGGTAAGATGTACCAGTCATAACTTTCCGCTAGCTCTCGGACGGCTTCATCTTCGGAGTGCACCAGTTCGTTCAAAATCCACGTCACGGTAGCAGAGGTTATCCATTCCCGGGCATGGATATTAGCATCGACGAATATACCAGGATTTCCCTCCTTATAGGATAATTTTATGACTTTCAGGTCACGTCCCTCATACGATTGTCCGATTGTTTCGACAGTCAGTTCCTCTTCTTGCTGTACAAGATTGTCTACCCAGGCGTATATTTCCTCTAAAGTGTTATAATCGGACCAATCGAAGTCTGCACGTTTGTGTCGATTCGGTCTTTCCTTATCTATGACGCTACAATTGAAAGTAACTGATTTGGTCACATGCCATGCCATTTTAATTGAATTGATATTACCTCTGTAAATCAGAACAATCTAGGTGGACGTTTAGATTCAAATGAGTTGAGAGCTGTTCGAATTGCTGCTGTAAGGCTGGAGGAACTACTACTTGGACCGTAGTGTTAATCGCCACCGGGACATCCAGGAACGTGTACTGCAATTTGTTAAGATTATATTCATGAGCAGAAACCAGcagaaatcaaaaaaagtaCCTTCTGTGGGACGGTTTCCAGCTCTTTAAGCgtgaacaattgttcttcattTTGAACCTTGACAGAGTACACCCGGTGTTTGTCGAAACGAAGCTGCTCGGCGTAACAGGCTAAGGTGCCGATGTAAAATACGACTATTATCTCAATCGGTTTCATGTCTACTGAGCGTCTGATTGGAAGCAATATGGCAATTATCTACTTATATAGTCTGAAGTTTACAGCGCGCAATCCATAACTTCTAGTCGCGTTCTGATAAGAGGATATTGCAGTGCTGCTGGGCTTTTTCCCGGCGTTACACATAACTAGGTTGTCAATGCTGTACGTGTATTGTGTTCGTAATCTGTCGTGTATGTGGTTAGACAATCTGAATCTATCATCGTGTTATATAAAACGAAGGATTTGTAAACGGATCAATTCATTTTGTATCGTAACTCGGATCGCCTATCAGCGACAATGAAGTTCTCCTGTGGTGCACTGCTTTTGCTGGTCATCGCGGCTAGTGTAGTTGGTGAAAAAGTTCGGTTCGATAACTATCGCGTCTACGAAGTGTTCGTGGCAAACGATGTGCAACTCGAGGCGTTGAAGTTTTTAGAGATGGGCTCGGATAGTGTAAGAACTTGGCCAAATGCAAATGCAACTAATTGTTCTAAAACAGTAATGAAATTTGCAGTACATCTTTTGGGAATCTCCGGTCCAAACGAATATGAAGTTACGCATCGTCGTTCCGCCGCATAAATTTGCTGACTTTGAAGAAATCACTCTGCGGATGGAGCTTAAAAGTCCCGTGGTTATTGACAATCTGCAGGAGTaagttaagattttttttctcgggGGCTTCATATTAAAAACTTGTTCAATGCAGGGTAATTGATAAGGAACGACCCAAGCATAGGCGAAGTGAAGTATTCGACTGGGAAGATTATTACAGCTTAGATGAGATGTACAAATGGTTTGATGAGTTAATGGAGGATCATTCAGATTATTTAAGAATTGAGCCTTATGGCACTTCATTTGAGGGTATAGAAATGAAGGCCATAATTTTGTCTAAAAAATCTGGTAATCCCGGAATCTTCTTGGAATCAAACATACACGCACGCGAGTGGATAACTTCAGCGACTGctacttggattttgaatcaaCTTTTAACTTCAGTTGACCCAGACATCCAGGATCTGGCAAACAACGTGGACTGGTACATTCTGCCTGTTGTTAATCCGGACGGTCACCGCTATTCGAGAGAAGTTAATCGTATGTGGAGGAAGAACCGTGTGGATTCATACAACCTTCTATGTTATGGTGTGGACCTAAATCGTAATTTTCCGGAGCATTGGATGCGTTAGTTCTATAACAGTTTGTTTTACTAGTGCACGTTTAATGAATTCCTATATCACAGAGGGAGGAGCATCCAGTGTTCCATGTTCGGACACGTATGCAGGGCCTGAAGGGGCCTCCGAAGTTGAAACAAAAAACATAATCGAACTTTTCGGGAAGTATAGAGAAAACATCGACCTTTACCTGTCGTTCCACTCGTACGGACAATACATGCTGTTTCCATATGGTTACGAAAACGCCGAGAAGGCAGAAAATTACTACGATTGGATGGAAATTGCAGAGGCCGCAGCAGTAAGCCTTTCGAAGCGGTATGGTACTTCTTACCAGCTGGGAACGACAGCGGATGTGTTGTGTAAGTGTAAGTTTGCATAATTGAAACATAATTTACGACCTTAGTTTAATTCCCGCAGATATTGCTTCTGGGCTGTCAATCGATTGGGCGCACACAGCTCATGGCGTACCTATTGCAGTGACGTACGAGTTCCGCGATCAAGGAACAAACGGTTTTATTCTGCCCGCCGAACAGATTGTTCCTAACGCAGAGGAGGTGCTAGATTCGCTAGTCACGTTCGTCGCGAAAGCTAGGGATTTGGGGTACTTCAAAGAAAAGACTCAATCGTAGTGTCTTCACGTATGTATAAGTACTTATCGATTAGATAGTTGATCGTGTTCATAAGTGACAGTAAAAAATATGAGATAAAAGATTACCTAACTTCTGCTGGACTTGTAAatgggaaataattttgataatgtgaaccaaaataaaacaattcagATGGCTGTTTCGAGTGTCTGATTTTATGAGTTTTGTGCTATCCGCTACCTGAacctacttttttttattgacgTCGATGCATCTTATCAGCACCTTCGATGGCGCTGATGGAGATAATATATGATATTTTATGGTCCTTTTTGGTCTAGTTCAGCGCATTAGCTCGTGCTGTTCGGTAGTGTTTGAGAAGATGTCTCTGCTAAAGACACTTTTTCCACTTGTAATATCAATTACCTTCGTATGGTGCGCCCAAGTTAGGTTTGATAACTACAGAGTCTACGAAATATTTATCAACAACCAAGTTCAACTTGATGCCTTACAATACCTGGAGCAGTTTTCCGATGCGGTAAGTcatcgttcgaacattttaaCCAATAACTTTTATGTTATAACTTATTCTCCTCGACTAGTACTCATTCTGGGAATCACCTATTCGCACAGGAAAGAAGATAGATGTGATGGTCCCTCCCCATAAATTCTCCGACTTTGATGAGTTAGCTTCTCGGCTGGAAATGCGTGTTAGAATGAAAATCGAGAATGTTCAGCGATTGATAGACAGCCAGCAACCGAAACGAACGAGACGTGATGGTTTTGGATGGACTGAATACCACACATTGGAcgaaatgtatgactggatggATGGCTTAGCTTCCGAATACCAGGGCATTGTTACTGTGGAGCTTGTGGGTCACTCCTATGAAGGCCGTGAAGTGAGAGCTATCAAACTTTCACATAAAGAGGGCAACCCAGGAATCTTCCTAGAGTCCCACATTCATGCCCGTGAGTGGATCACATCGGCCACTGCTACATGGATATTGAATGAGCTTCTGAGCTCATCTGATGAACAGGTTCAGGAATTGGCTAGAAACTACGATTGGTACATTTTACCGGTTGTTAATCCTGATGGGTTAAATTACACACAGGAAGTCAATCGAATGTGGCGAAAAACACGTTATCCTCACAGTATACTGTGCAGTGGAGTTGATATGAATCGAAACTTCCCGTATCATTGGATGGGTAGATGATGTGTACATCAGCGTGCGCGACATGATTTATGAATGTTTTCTTTCAGATGGGGGGTCATCAGCGAATCCTTGCTCGGATACATATGCTGGGCCCAAACCTGCTTCCGAAGTAGAATCGCAAAATATCATCGATTATTTCGTTATAAACAAAGACCGGATTCATTTCTATTTGTCTTTCCACTCATACGGCCAGCTAATACTGCTCCCATTCGGTTACCAGGACGCACCGAAAACAGCCAACTTCTATGATTGGATGGAAATGGCAGAGGCTGCAGCTATTGCTTTAGCGAAACGCTATGGCACCTCGTATACAGTCGGAAATACCGCTGAAGTCTTATGTACACATCTTGATAGGATTGATCgagtttgaaattaattttgcttTACGATTATAGATATTGCATCCGGATCAACACGGGACTGGGCTCTTGGAGAATATAACGTCTCGATAGCGGCATCATACGAGTTTCGTGATACGGGAGACTATGGATTCTTGTTACCTGAGGAGCAAATAATTCCAAATTCCGAGGAAGTACTGGATTCATTGGTGGCATTCCTAGCGAAGGCTCGTGagctggaatatttcgaagttgTATAAACCAAATGTGTACTGAGAAGTAGTTTTTAACGCTAATCTTcgcaaatttgaataaaactttacTCATACATTGATTACAACATTAGAttgcattttcaattaattCAATTGTCGTTGTCAGTTGTCATCAGGTACACGAACTTATTTACCAGCTCGATGACATCTCCGGTAATCTTAGTTCATGGTGGAAGGTTGAttctgtcttctctggaacctcttcctcttaTATACTTACTTAATCTTCGACGAGTTTATGGTCAGCCCGTCTTCGTGATCTTCTCGAGGGCTCGTGCTACGATACCGTGCAAAGCGATGTTAAATAGCAAGCAGGataccttgccgtaaccctttTCGAGATTCGAATGGACTCTAGAGTTTCTTTGAAACTCGAGTTACGCACAtcaccaaccgtgtcagtttttCCGGGAAACCGTAATCgttcataatctgccatagctgatctcgttcgattgtgtcgtatgccggtTCAAAGTCGATAGATGGTGTGTGAGTACATTGTATTCACGGCCTTTCAGCAGGACCTGCCATACCTGCctgtattgccccacgaattccatCGCAATCACCTCACAATTGTTCGTAAGAAGGTTGCCGTCAGGCTCCTACGCATGTCCTTTGCGGGACCTGTTCAGCTCCTCGTAGAACTTTCATGCGTCATTTGTACGGTACAGTTCCTCCAACGCCTCGCGAGTCCGATCTttctgctggcgcttctttttttaaaagaccgagttttgtctgttccgtgcgcgtcggtagctCTCCACTGCGTGCCACAGCTTTAGTAAATGGTAACCTCTTAATGTCCGCTCCATACCTATCATCCCGACCAGCAAAGTGCAGCCCTACGATGTCGAAGTTGCGTGAGTTGAGGTTATCATATCTGATTCTGTTGCAGACGTGAACGCATTAAAATCTGCAGTTCCATGGACCGAGCTTTCAATCACAGTTCTGattagagagagagatagagagagagagatagagagaaagatagagagagatagagagaaagatagagagagatagagagagagagagagccttCATCAGTGCTTAGTCCATCTGAAATACGTTATTGCAAGTGATAAGGAAAAGTGATAGAATCAAAAAGTGAAGTAGATCAACAGTGTAATGTATAAGTTTTAAGATTTTCATGAATTACGTTACGCAACCTGTAAACaatttctgagaaaatcgaaacgtactacaaaaatactataaataacattatcttttaattaggggttgagcaccttgacttttgcaacatagatttttttgggacaccctaatgtatATTCACCCTTTCTTTTTACGGTCACTACTTCGAACCTCGAtcccccagatggtctcgaggtatgctggcctaacaagccagtcgtcgtaagttcgagtctcggctcgggagagactgttagtgtcagtaggatcgtagcactagccccgcaattgtcctgtgcactaaaacaatcggaatgtagcaccaaggattTGCTTTGCTTACTCCGAACCTCACTGCCTCTTGTTAAGATTACCGCCAATAACAATTCTCTGGAGAGGTTTCGACTGAAGCTACAGTTTTATCGTAACGAGCAGATACATTCATTATGAACtaacaacaaatattgaaaatttgagaaaggtccgttacAGGCCTTCTGACGAAGCTTTTTTATGATGCcggaacaagagcgttgtacggccttcaagTCAGGTTTTttgaatgcatctcttgattctacaaatcaactgtttgcagttcgttgATTTCCAATTATTTTTGCACCGAAAGAATTCAAAATCAAGAAATCTCCAATTCAACAACACTGAAGTatagattcgttgggttgcgtatatAGGGTACAAATGAAGTTGGTGGTTGCTTAGGAACGTTAGTGTATTCTTGACGTAATGATATTTTCACTGGCTAAAACACATGCTTTTCATTGGTGTGGTGTTTTGGAagaaaaaagtcaaagttttgttcaaacattcgttctggtatacatTTTGATTGAAAGTCAAGCCACTAGGCTCAaaccatgatttagacaaaaaagaaaaaatcccTTTCCATCTACTACTCTGGCCGGTCTTCTCTTACCTGCCTGGCGAATTATTGTTGTGGTTTGCAGAAAATCATACACAATCGAAATCGGaaaattttcgctttcaaaatggtttagagtgaacttttttcaaaaattattgtgtaattcatagcgaactgtacaatgcgctactctttgtttcgacgccattttgaacaaaacAAAGCATGTATAAGCAAGAGagtataagagggacttttttgtccTTGCGACTATGAAGCCCCCCTTGTTTAGCAATAAAAAACTCACCTTGctccagtgcgtcttgaactgtcctacagatcagacgttttttcggttgcttgtggactggtctttgactgcctatagcttcaaagtttgtgttttgtcagtgtgtcttttaaagactacctgaaagttatttcccatcagtctttctcaagactacctacttttgaatttaacatttgttttaacttttttcgtatcacctgaaatggctggacggaaaaagaaacctcgcatcgctgcggggaggaaaagagaggcatctctttctgacacatcgagtgtctgtagtgacaatccttttgatattttgcctgagcaagaagctggtgaaatggaagttaccaataatgaaactatacaaaatataaaatctttaaaaaaggagaaagttccacctattgtggtaactatttcttctgaatttaatatattcaaaaaggaactttcaacgtttgtttctgacgttaaagttacctatcaaattggccgtagaggtgaatgccgcttattagccgactcagtaaagggtcgtgatcgtcttgttcagtatttaactgacgagatgtacaaattttttacatatgacaccaagaacgccaagccgttcaaggttgtcttgaagggtctcaccaacgatcaaaccgttgatgagatcaaacttactttaacagaattacttggcatagcccctacccaagtaattctaatgaaacaaaaatcacgaggcgaaaacagtcagagaactggaatttcccttgttaattatttaattcattttgaccgcagtgaggttaacaacttgaaattttttgaaaaagcacatgctttgtataatgtgcgtgtaaagtgggaaacttttaggaagtatggcggaggtgaaaagcatatcacccaatgtcgtacttgccaacgttatggccatggttccaaattctgtaacatggaccaaaaatgtcttaattgtggagactcttctcacaaaaaggacacatgtcctgtgaaagagagtaaaaattttcgctgtgcgaattgtaacggcaaccatatgtcaaatttttatcaatgcccagtccgtttagcaattgttaaggcaaggcaaggtaaacaaaattcaatttctcaattaaaaccaacttcaaaacaaaattctccaagcgtaccagtgacgcatagtttacccactcctttgcatacccgtttaacatatgcacaggttacaggtagttcgaacattataccgcctagtgttggtagttcgaaaatgaccgttaatatgggtaagcaaaacacgctagaaaataattgtacacctattactccagctaatattgctgccgaaaatattttttctaatgtcaactgcctggggcctattacggcaggtaaactttcttttttgcaacaggcaatgttcgatcttatgaacgccatgttgcaggcaaaatcaatgtttgaagccattcaaataggcacaaattttactattaaaattgtttctaatttaaaatttagcaatgattttaaataaaacaattaaaatattaaattggaatgctcgctcattgaaggccaatgagaatgagctctttaattttttaacagtaaataatgtgcatattgcaattattactgaaacatttttgaaacctaacataaaattaaaatatgatcccaattacgtggttcatagatatgataggattcagggttccggcggtggagttgcaattgttattcatcgccgaatcaaacatcgtgctcttccccatcttgagacgaaagttattgaaactttgggaattgaagttcaaactgaacttgggattttatttattgccgcagcatatttaccatttcaatgcacacgcgagctcaaaaattattttaaaggtgatttacaaaaactcaccagaaatcgttcgaaatttttcataatcggcgattttaacgctaaacatcgttcatggaataattctcaaagtaattccaatggcaaaattttattcaatgattgttcttcaggatactattctattttgtctccgaatagtcctacatgcttttcttctgtaagaaacccttcaacaattgatttggtgctgacagatcaaagtcatgtatgtagtgatttgatcacacatgctgactttgattctgaccatcttccaataactttttctttatcacatgaatcaattttaaaccctatgagctctgtttttaattataacaaagctaattgggaaagatacaaaaattatattgagagaaat from Wyeomyia smithii strain HCP4-BCI-WySm-NY-G18 chromosome 3, ASM2978416v1, whole genome shotgun sequence encodes the following:
- the LOC129730159 gene encoding zinc carboxypeptidase-like, encoding MKPIEIIVVFYIGTLACYAEQLRFDKHRVYSVKVQNEEQLFTLKELETVPQKYTFLDVPVAINTTVQVVVPPALQQQFEQLSTHLNLNVHLDCSDLQSVIDKERPNRHKRADFDWSDYNTLEEIYAWVDNLVQQEEELTVETIGQSYEGRDLKVIKLSYKEGNPGIFVDANIHAREWITSATVTWILNELVHSEDEAVRELAESYDWYILPVANPDGFVYTHTTNRLWRKTRYPYTILCQGADPNRNFDFQWNNGGASLNPCSDTFAGEYPESEIEVKTISDYVRSIAENITLYLTIHSRGQYILLPYGYNDAPYPSNYDDLLQIGKRATVDLYEVHQKPYRVGTTADVLYIASGISVDWAHGAVGIPLSYTFELRDQGEFGFILPADQIVPNAEEVLAAFIGLIDEARVLGYF
- the LOC129729333 gene encoding zinc carboxypeptidase-like; protein product: MKFSCGALLLLVIAASVVGEKVRFDNYRVYEVFVANDVQLEALKFLEMGSDSYIFWESPVQTNMKLRIVVPPHKFADFEEITLRMELKSPVVIDNLQEVIDKERPKHRRSEVFDWEDYYSLDEMYKWFDELMEDHSDYLRIEPYGTSFEGIEMKAIILSKKSGNPGIFLESNIHAREWITSATATWILNQLLTSVDPDIQDLANNVDWYILPVVNPDGHRYSREVNRMWRKNRVDSYNLLCYGVDLNRNFPEHWMQGGASSVPCSDTYAGPEGASEVETKNIIELFGKYRENIDLYLSFHSYGQYMLFPYGYENAEKAENYYDWMEIAEAAAVSLSKRYGTSYQLGTTADVLYIASGLSIDWAHTAHGVPIAVTYEFRDQGTNGFILPAEQIVPNAEEVLDSLVTFVAKARDLGYFKEKTQS
- the LOC129729334 gene encoding zinc carboxypeptidase-like, whose protein sequence is MSLLKTLFPLVISITFVWCAQVRFDNYRVYEIFINNQVQLDALQYLEQFSDAYSFWESPIRTGKKIDVMVPPHKFSDFDELASRLEMRVRMKIENVQRLIDSQQPKRTRRDGFGWTEYHTLDEMYDWMDGLASEYQGIVTVELVGHSYEGREVRAIKLSHKEGNPGIFLESHIHAREWITSATATWILNELLSSSDEQVQELARNYDWYILPVVNPDGLNYTQEVNRMWRKTRYPHSILCSGVDMNRNFPYHWMDGGSSANPCSDTYAGPKPASEVESQNIIDYFVINKDRIHFYLSFHSYGQLILLPFGYQDAPKTANFYDWMEMAEAAAIALAKRYGTSYTVGNTAEVLYIASGSTRDWALGEYNVSIAASYEFRDTGDYGFLLPEEQIIPNSEEVLDSLVAFLAKARELEYFEVV